One Nocardia huaxiensis genomic window, AACGCCCGCGGCGGCACCGCAGGCGTCCAGGTCGCCAAGCAACTCGAGGAAGTCCGCAGCGCCGCCACCGAACAGCGCGCCTGGCTGAACTGAGGTCGCCTCCGGGCTTCCGGTCTTCCAGCCCCGCACCCCAGGCGACCCGTTCGGCCGCTGCGGCAGGGTCTTCGGGCGGGGAATGCCGGCTGCGGTTGTGCGGTTGTGCGGCGGGTGACTCTTACCGCTGTATCCACACTGCAGGCCCGCGCGGGCAAGGAAGACCTGGTGCGGGAGCAGGCGCTGGCCCTGATCGAGCCGACGCTGGCCGAGCCGGGCTGCGTGAGCTATCAGCCCTATCAGCATCCGACTCGGCCGGGGGAGTGGGTGGTGGTCGAAAGCTGGGAATCGCGTGCGGCCTTCGAGGCGCACCTGACCAGCCCACACCTGCTCGCGGCCTTCGAGGCCGGGGTGGACCTGCTGGCAGGGCCGCCGGTGGAGCGCGTCTTCGAGAGCTGACTACGCTCACCGGCCGTCGCGGTATCGGAAGATCAACGGGGACAGGCCATTCCGCGTCGGCCTCACGGCGCGGGGGTACATCGGCCCGGTCGATCAGGGTTCGAGCACGTAGCGGCCGCGGGTTCCGCCGTTCGCCATGGCGTGGTGGGCGGTGGCGGCCTCGGCCAGCGGCAGCACCGCGTGCACGCGGGCGGGCAGCCGGCCGGCGGCGGCGTGCGCCAGCAGCTGCGCCAGGCGTCGTCCGTCCGACTGCACCATCAGGATTTTCACCGTGATTCCGCGCTCGGCCGCGGGCGTCAGGTTCGGCCGGACGCCGACGAAGATTCCGCCGTCGCGGACCGGGGTCAGGCTCCATGTCTGCTGTGCGGTGGTGTCGACGACCGCGTCCCAGCCCGGCTCGGCTTCGGTGCGGAAGCCGGCACCGAGAGCGCGGACGAAGGATTCGTCTTCGGCGCGGGCCAGTCCGGTCACCTGCCAGCCGCGGTCGGGGGCGAGTGCGGCCACATTGGCGCCGACCGCACCGGCCGCGCCCGTCACCAGCAGCCGGTTGCCGTCGGCGGGCGCGTCGCCGAGCAGGTCGACGATCTGCGCCGCACTCGAGCCGCTGAGCGGGACCGTCGACGCCGCGACCAGGTCGAGGTCGTCGGGCACCACGGCGAGATCGGCGGCGGGCACGACGAGTTGTTCTGCGTAAGTGCCGAAGTCGCGGTCGAAACCGAGGACCATGCCGGCCACTCGCGTTCCGGCGGCCAAGTCCACGCCCGGGCCGGTGGCGAGTACGGTGCCGGCGAAGTCCCAGCCCAGACCGGTGTGCGAGGGCTGGTTGATCATGCCCATCCGGTGGAAGAACCCGCCCGCGACTCCGAGGTCGGTGGGGTTGACCGGGGCGGCCGCGACCGCGACGCGGACCTCACCGGGGCCGGGCTCGGCGACCGGCACATCGATGATCTCGATCGAGTCGGGTCCGCTCGGGGTGCGGACGACCGCGGCACGGAAGGTCGGGTTGTTCATTGTCGTTGCCTCCATCAGCTCGTTTCTGATGGGTTCGACACTGCGCCTCAGGTTTTGGAAGGAACTTGGAGCGGACTTGGAACCTGATCGGCGCGGGCTCTGGCATCCGCGGACCAGGCGGAAGCGTTCCACCGGCCGGCGATGGCGGCGGCCCGGGTGAAGTGCGCGGCGGCCGCATCGGTGCGGCCCAGGAACAGGGCGAGCTCGCCGAGCGTATGGGCGACCGGACGCAGGGCCAGCGACACGCTTTCCGCGCCCGCCGGGGGACCGTCCCGATGCGGAAGCAGATCCGCATAGCTCTGCTCGGCGGCGTCGCGGTCGTTCGCCGCAATGGCCGCCAGGGCGCGCAGGCTGGTCAGGAAGGTGAAGAAGAAGTCGGGCCGGATCGGGGCCGGTGCGGTGCGCACCCGATCCGCCTCGTCGCCGCGGCCCGCGTCGTAGAGCGCGAGGGTGAGCAGGTC contains:
- a CDS encoding putative quinol monooxygenase: MTLTAVSTLQARAGKEDLVREQALALIEPTLAEPGCVSYQPYQHPTRPGEWVVVESWESRAAFEAHLTSPHLLAAFEAGVDLLAGPPVERVFES
- a CDS encoding zinc-binding dehydrogenase, whose protein sequence is MNNPTFRAAVVRTPSGPDSIEIIDVPVAEPGPGEVRVAVAAAPVNPTDLGVAGGFFHRMGMINQPSHTGLGWDFAGTVLATGPGVDLAAGTRVAGMVLGFDRDFGTYAEQLVVPAADLAVVPDDLDLVAASTVPLSGSSAAQIVDLLGDAPADGNRLLVTGAAGAVGANVAALAPDRGWQVTGLARAEDESFVRALGAGFRTEAEPGWDAVVDTTAQQTWSLTPVRDGGIFVGVRPNLTPAAERGITVKILMVQSDGRRLAQLLAHAAAGRLPARVHAVLPLAEAATAHHAMANGGTRGRYVLEP